The following is a genomic window from Lagenorhynchus albirostris chromosome 2, mLagAlb1.1, whole genome shotgun sequence.
AGAGAGATGTATTAGCTACCTcccatgtgctaggcactggtcTAGACTTGGAAGACAAAGGCAAATAAACATGATTCTTTTATTTCAAGAGCTTTCAATATACTacaaagagagggaggaaataaaCAGGCTTTTTCCACACAAATAACGAGTGAAGGGGAGGCATACCAGGCAGAGAGAGCAACAGAAGCAAAGACATAAGGTACAAGAGTACCTGCTGTGTTTGCTGCATAGTGGGTAAGTCATTCAGTGCATCTAGAAGACTGTAGGATGGATGGTAAAAACCTGCAAAAGATGGGCCTGAGAAAGCAGCCTGTATCCAATTTGTGGAGGAACGTGAATGCCATGCTATGACATAATGCTTCCTTGTGATCCAGAGAATTGGTATCATTTCATATGGTTTGCAAGGGAAGAAAGTTACTAAATGAAAGTGGAACACTTGCAAGGGCTCTTGAGAGGGCTACAAATGAGACAAAAGAAAACTAGATTTCTGTCAAGGTAAGCAAGTGGGTTCAGTGTTCTATAAAAGTGTGGAATATTTTCTTGACAAGAGAATAGTAATTCTAGAGgacaaaggaggaagggaaatgtGGCTTGGTGGGTAAAGGACAGGCCAGGGAAGAGGACAGGCTGAGTTGGGCAGGTTtgaaagaatgggagaaactagCTGATTCTAAAGTCTTAAAATTGGTACAGTGAAAGCAGAATTCAGTGATGAGAAAGCAAGGATTTGGTAAGCAGAGAGTAGAACAAAAAACTCAGGGTTCCTTTTGGAAACTTGATAAAGTTATAGGGATTCTCTGATGATTCCTTCCTTCCAAGTGTTAGAAGAAAGCTAGAGGGATTAGCACTAAGATTTGCTAGCAGAGGAAACTGGGCTTTTTGTGCATTTCCCCTAATCCCATAGCCATAATGCGTAATCTTCCAAATAACTCATTTTCCCTAGTCCTCTCAATGGTTCACTTGGTCCTGGAAAAGAGTCTCAGTTGTTCAAAGTATACAAGATGCTGTGGCCTATTTTAATGCAACTTTTTCCTCTTACTTAATTGACCCAGTTAAAAGATTCACTTTATATGACTGGAATTAAGCCAACTTAACGGGTTACTTGCATTGGATTGCTGGTCCAGTGCTCAAGGAGTACATGATCTACTGGATAGAattaaaaggaattaagaaatgaaagaactttgggacttccctggcagtccagtggttaagactccatgcttccgctgcagggggcgtgggttcgatccctactTGGGGAACTATGATTCCCACATGCCCCAGGGCacagtcaaaaaattaaaaaaaaaaaaaagaaatgaaagaactttGGGGATATTTGGAAAAGTTTTTTATCTATCAACTCTAACAtcattgcttcttttttctctgctaCCATGAGGATCTTCACTAGGGAAGAAGAATCTGTAATTTCAATAAGAACTctctaaaaacatatttatttatttacttggctgtgccaggtcttagatGTGCTACGCAGGATCCTCTTTGCAGCATgctggatctttagttgtggcatgtgggatctagttccctgaccagggatcaaacccaggccccctgcattggggatgtggagtcttagccactggaccaccagggaagtccctcaacaagAACTTTGAATAGTTTTAATTAAACATTAGTAATTGTACAAAGAACTTTTTTGTTAGAAGGAACCTTAAAAGTCATTTGATTTCTCCCTATTCTGAGGCTTGAATCTACTCCATACTGGCCTgaccaaagtttatttttaatgttaagctAATATTGTGCAAACCCTCAAAATTTCACTCCTTGGTTCTGGTTCAACGCTTTGAAGTGATACTAAGCAAATATATAAAACCTTCTGCCATGGGGAATCTCTGCAGGTATCTGAACCATATCTCCCCAAAATCTTATCCTCCCCAGGCCAAACCTCTCCAGCTCCTTTAGCTGTACTTCAAATGGCACATTTTCAAACCCCTTAACCACTCTTGTCTCTCTCCTTTTAATGTACTCCagattcacttttaaaatatctttgggTGTGGTCTGACCAGTTCAAGGAAGAACAGTTGTAAATTCCAGgacattatgtttttttaataatgccAGATATAGTTAAGTCTTTTGGAAGCCACATCATTCTGCTGATTCATATTGAGCCTACTATCCCAAACCCCAAAgttttttctcatgttttcctAGCCAAAACTTTCTGAAAGAGGGAATATAAAGGGGGGAAAGTAAGACTTTGAGTGGCTGAATCTTCTTCATTCTGGACTAGTCTTTAACCAGCTCTTAATTTTTGTCTAAAATGAAATCACAGCACTTCTATATGTGACTCTCTCTAACTATAATGAAAGAAGATTAAATTCTTTTGCTTCACAAATATGTATCAGTTGTCTGAAATCTAGATGAGTGGATTTTAATCTGGAGTGCATGTGTGAATCACCCGGGGAACATTTTCTCAGCAATCTTATGTCAGTCCCACACCAGACTTATTAAATAAACACCATCAGGAAAAACATGTCTGTTTTGGAGAAACTTCCTAGGAGATTCTGCTATATGTCCATGATTATAAGTTACTACTTTATATTccctcaaaaattaatttttgagcaCTAattttgtaccaggcactgttacaATCATACATGCTGTCTCAGCTATTTATAAGCAAGAACATAAACATAATTAAACAAACCACTAAGTAATTCGGTAGTCATCTTGAATGGTCACTTACCTTTAAATACTTGAGTGACCCAGCGTCCTTGGAGCTCTGAAATGGGCATAATGGCACCCAAGGGCTGGATCAAGCCTATGATTGCAAGAGTTGGCTTTTCTAGGTTAGGAGGGAAGACCTTTTTATACAGAGATATCTTGTTTTTGACTACTTTGACAGAATCTTCAACAAAAGGAAAGGCAAAGCTATAGCCTGTAGCAAAGATAACAGCATCAATGTCATCCTCCCTGGAGCCATCCTCAAATATGGCCGCTGTCTCTGTGAATTCCTTCACGTTTGATTTCACCTTCACCAAGCCAGAAATTATACAGTTTGGCAGATCATCATTTATGGTTGGTTGCTGACTCAGAACTCTGTGAAAgatgataaagaaggaaaaacgAGAGAGatcatgagagagagagatcattaCCATGTAAGTAAAATTCTATTTTGATTGAGGTGGTTAATCAATATGCCAATAGTCTCCCTTTATTCATGAAATTTGGGAAAGGTCTAATGTATACCAGCTTGATAAAGGTAAGGATCTCAGAGTAAAAGTtggaccctggggcttccctggtggcgcagtggttgagagtccacctgccgatgcagggcacacgggttcgtggcccggtctgggaagatcccacatgctgcggagtggctgggcccgtgagccatggccgctgggcctgcatgtccagagcctgtgctctgcaacgggaaaggccatgacagtgagaggcccgcgtaccgcaggaaaaaaaaaaaaaaagtttgacccTGAATGGCATTGAAAGAGAAGCTGTTGGAGAAGTGAGGGAAGGATTGTTTTATTTGAAGAGTACGTGCATGGTTTCTCAAGGTCTAATAATGCTCTCAGTGATATGATAAGGCCACAGTCTAGTAGCTTCTATCCATATATCAAGAAATCTGCGGAACTGGACTATCAACATTCTGTTGAGTCTCTTTTCCGCTTCAAAGGCCCAAGAGCCAGGCTTGGACCATCATTTTCCAAAAGGTATAATAAATTACATGTGTATAGTGACTTACAGTTATAAACTGTTTTTACGTACATTAACGTATTTGAATCTCATGCAAACCCAATGAAGGAGGCAGGACAGTTGTCATTATCCAGGTcctatagaggaggaaactgaggcctaaagaAGTTAactggcttgcccaaggtcacacagcctaggATTTTAGGATTTATATCAAATGTTTTTTTATGAACTCCCTTGAGATACTCTAGGCATGGTAAGTAGTGTTTCCTTGAAATAACATAGGATAAGGTGCAGAACCTTTCTAAAAGCAGTGTGAATCCTTGGATCCTGTGTTAACAGCTCTGAGAATCCTCAGCCCATCATGTTCAGACAGAGCTGGCCTCTTCTTAGGAACAAGGTATGTTTAAACAGTATTACTGGTTTGCTGCATTTAGTAATTCTTTGACGCAAACCTTTAGGTACAGATTCTGTTCTCATTCCAACCTCATCATTTCATCTTTCTCTCCAAACTTACTCCTGTTCACTAACAGTACCACCATCCACATTTTGTGGCCCAAGCCACAAAACTGTGAGTCTTACATCTGGTCACCAAGGCCACGCTTTCTCCTCTTAACACCCCCAGAATAGTTTTACTTGTGCTGTTTCACCTGGGCCATTACAGCTGTCTCTAGTGCCTCCTGCTCCATCCCCTTTCAGTCTATCTTCTACATCATTTTTGGAGTGATTGttccaaaatgtatttattattgtgTCACTCACCTGCTTAAAATCTTGCAGTGGCTGTGGGCTGTCTTCattctaaactttttatttagCAGAGCATACAAACATTTTCATATATCTGCCCAGTGAACCAGGAGATGTACTCAGTCACTCTTCCATCTTTGCCTGTAGTGCAGCCAAACCAAACTATGTGCAGGTCTTAGAGCATAATGTATTTTTTGCTATTCCAAGACCTTGTATTTATAATTAGAATGCTACTTCCTTACCCTATTTGTTTGACTCTCTTCTATTATTCCATATAACCTCAATATATTTTGTGATCACCAAAGTTATGGATGCTACAGTTTCCATAATTGGGCGAAATAAATTCCTGAAAGGTTGTTGGCAGGCACAGTCTCAAAATATCACCCCACTGattaatttcaaaggaaaaaatatctttacAGTAAAGAAACCTAGTAGATACCACCTAATCCAAGTGATCGAATTTTACGTCATTAATATGCAATAAGCTGCTATCATACAGCTCCTGATGTGATCCACCAAGAAGGCACAACATAACCTATGAGAATTCACACCAAAACTGTTTAACCTAAATATAATAGAGGAAGAACTGCTATGAAAGTCCAAATTTAGAGACTTTCTGCAAAACAAATGgcttcaattctttaaaaaaatccatgtcaaaaaaagagagatttatttcagactgagaaattaaagaaatatgacaactaaatgcaatgatGTAATACCCGACAGGATCttggagttaaaaataaaaaagctacaggtaattccctggcagcccaatggttaggattctgcacttTAAGCCACATGGCAcggctaaaaattttaaaaagctacaatATTACTGAAACAATTTGGGAAATTTGAATATGCAATATATTAGGTAATGGTATttttatcaatgttaaatttactAAGTGTGATAATTATGTTTATGTAGAAGAATGCCCTTTATCTTAGGCAATATATGCTAAAGAATGTAGGGTAAAATGTCTTACTGACTGCAGCTTACTCTcgaatggttcagaaaaaaaaatgtatgaatacatgtatgtatatatggatGCCATATATGTATGGATCTATCTATctccagagagagggagagagagaaagcaaatataGTAAACTGTGAATAATAGGTGAATCTAAGTGAAGGGTATATGGGTGCTTATTGTACTTACTATTTTATAGCAAGTAAACCTAAACATTGGactccctgttggcgcagtggttaagaatccacctgccaatacaggggacacaggttcgagtccaggtccgggaagatcccatatgctgcagagcaactaagcacatggaccacaactactgggcctgcgctctggagcccgtgagccaaaactgctgagactgcatgccacaactactgaagcctgagcacctagagcccatgctctgcaacaagagaagccaccacgataagCCCAAgtaccataacaaagagtagcacctGTTCACCAcaggtagagaaagcccacgtgcagcaacaaagacccaatgcagccaaaaataaataaataaatttatgaaaaataaaataaaagtcggAAGGGAAAACAGCATTTAAAATCAGCCTTTGGAAATGCTATCACAGTCTACCTTGTATGCTGTGTGAGGACTTCTATCCTTCATACTCTCATAGGACTCCATGCATTTCTTTATCATATTCTATTGTCTGTCTTCTTCGTAGAGTATTAAAGGAAATATCCATTTCTCCAGTCTGTCATTTGTTacttgtgtgatcttgggcaaattaggTTCTCTAAGTGTcaatttttatatttgcaaaatgGAGATCAAAATAGTACCAACCtatagggctgctgtgaggattaaatgagataatgcgcGTAACTCATTTAGCACTGTGCTTGTCTTATATTAAGTCCTCAAAAAGGTAGggtgttattattactattagtaTTACTATTAGGTCTTTAGTCTCAGTATTCTCATGCCAGTATAATGCTTGGCTCATAACAGATGCTcagtttgttggatgaatgaatgaaagatgcCCTGCCctctattaccattttgttgttgctgttgggCATCATGTAAAAAGAACTGGTACCTCAGGGAATGATAAAAATGGTTAATGCCAAGGAGAATTACAGCCtgaaaattatagaccagtagATCTTGGACTTCTGTGGGGGAAAGGTAGAAATCTAATCTCAGATTCTGTGGACTTGCTTAATGTAAACATAGAGGTAACCCTACTATTAGCCTATGGGAACAGTCCTTATTCTTTGCCTTGGCTGTTACTGCCCACCTCCCAGCCTGGGAACATACCTGTGTTTAGGCTTCAGGCCAAACAGTTCATGATCAAACCTTTGGttcatctttttttccaaaaatatatttgctaatGATTGACCACAAATCTTCCTCATAAAATATTGAAATCGAGAAGTCAACAACACATCAAAAGGATATCCATAATCTCCGACACGATTGAAGATCCAAGCCCCTCTTCTGGTGCTGAGAAAAACCTGaggcatgggaaaaaaaaatgtttgtttttgccGTTCTCTGACTCATTTCTCTGAAGGAATGGGAACCCAGTTTCTTCAAGATGAAGTTCAGACTCATTAGTCTGGCTTTTCATTCCctggtaatatatatatttttaaatttcctgccattttcttttcaaacactAAGCTTACAATTAAATTGGGGTAGTCACTGACCAAGACTATGTCTTGCTCTGAACTACCAGTGCATTTCTGTTTAATGTCATTATGCCTCCCTGAAAAGCTTAATTCTCCAAAGCCTATTCATTTTTCAGATCCAGATCAAGTCTCCCTCCTCCATGAAGATACCACTGACTGTTCTGGCTGAtaattttctctccatcttctgaACTTCTCTAGCACTTGTCCCCTGTCCAACTCATTTAAAATCATGGAACAGTAAAGCTGAAAGCAACTGGACATCATTAATCCAAAACCttcagtctttattttgcctttgacATTGTTTACATTATTACAAAAAACTTACTTatattgacatgtaacattatatattcttattttatatctttccAAATATGTTTTCTCCAAGGTGGGAGGTAGAGCATATACATCCTTTAGTCCCCTACCTATCATCAGCATCACTTCCTTTTATTGAGAATTGTAACCTGTAAATTGCTGTACTAGGtcctttatctatttttttatttaatcaatACAACAACCTCTTGAGGTAGGTATTGTTATGTCCTTTATATGGGTGAGAAGAATGGAGAGGATgaataacttgcctgaggtcatatAACACTAAGTGGTAAAGCTGAATTTCCGCCCtaagtctgactccaaagcctgtgcttaaGTAATGTTTCATCGATTATTTAAGGGAAATACTGAAGATTGCCAGTAGCACAAAGGGAGCTGGTCCGTCTTTCTGTTATCTGCTGGCTAAAGTCCACATTCAGAGCTGATAAAAAGTTTGGTATTCAACTACCTGGCAAAAGCATCActttatattataaaactctCTGGAGATAGTTTCCCGGGTTGTAAGCTATATAAGTACATTGTTTTATGGTGTTTTGTCTAACATTTCATGTTAAACGGTGACCTGTCTATAGAGGGCTAATTATGTACTTCATACATATATTCTCACCGATGGTGACCATAACCGCTATCATAAATAAGCACTTTTACGTGTCATCGTTGAAAGAGCCTGTGTGGTCTTAGAAATCAAATGATTTTATGTGCAGTctagataactttttaaatataggtTATGAGTAATGTAAATGCTCAGAGTTTCAGTTAAAAAGTtctctatgtataaaatagtgaCAAAAATACATACGTCACAAAGCTTTCTCAGACACAACCACCTTACCTACACCGGCTCTTGCTGCCTTGTTCTTTGGCAATTTACAATTCCTCAGTGCTTGTAAGGCCCAGCTCCTCTACAGCTGACCATTTAACAAGCCAATGGTATTAAAGAAAGCTCATGCCTTCGGTCCCCACCACATACCTGGTACATTCTTTTATCATAGCACCCACACACATTTTTACCCTTTATTGTTTATATACCTATTTcctaataaatgcttgttgaattaatTCATGGAGTAATATATGAAATCAGTTTTGTGGGGATAGATGAGGATAGACCTGGGAAGTGTTACTGAATGGAGTTTGTGGGTAAAGTTCATTTAACAAAGTTGTGGCAttaaacttctatttttaaaaataatttaaaaacaatttgtgGAGAAGCACAGCTTAGTTAAAGTTACTGAAGAACAACCAGGCATTTACCTATTGCCAACAAAATTATGATTCAATAAAGACATGCATAACAAAATATATTAGTGATgtctgtttctaggaatttataatGAAGATACTTTTTTCCCAGTTCAAAAGTtatgatacagggcttccctggtggcccagtgtttaagaatccgcctgccaacgtaggggacacgggttcgagccctagtccaggaatattccacatgccacggagcaactaagcccatgggccacaactactgagcccacgtgccgcaactactgaagcccatgtggctagagcccgtgctctgcaacaagagaagacaccgaaatgagaagcctgcacactgcaacgaagagtagcccccgctcaccacaactagagagaaagcccgtgtgcagcaacaaagacccaacacagccaaaataaataaataaataaataaatactaaaataaataaatttatttttttaaaaaagctatgaTACAAAAAACAAATTAGGAAACCAAACAACCTCAAGGACATAGAAATTCCTTTAGAGTAAATGTTATTCTGTGTTACCTAATTGTATGCAAAGGCTGGGGAGAGCTGCTTGCCTGTGCTACAATGTGGATGCTTTTCATACTGATATCTGTGTTGTCTTTAGAAGGATTAGACTGCTTCTGTTTTCCATTTGGGGAGTGAAgaagaatgaagaggaaaatTCCCCAAACATCCTATGAGTTAAAAGATTTCAATGACTGAGTACACTTTCCCTCAGATAAGAGCATAGCACTTCTGCTGGCCAACAGGTGATCCACACTCTGAATGCTGCATTCTAACAAGCTCTCCCAGCAATCACTTGGTCTTCTTAAAAGCCAGAGGCACACTCTGAAGAGACAGCTGAGTGAGATTATGAGCACAGTTTGTGATCATGACCAAATTCCTTAGTGTGAGGCCAAGTGAATGATGGGAATCTAACTTGTAACCTTGTCTCCATCACATCATCAGTCATAATGTTGCCAACTGAGGCAGTGAAACCAAGCCCTGCATTTGCCATTGGCACTGATGGGCTGTGTGCAGGTATCCATACACTCTGCTGGGTCCACCTGCAGCTTCCTTggtgaagaaaagtaaataatttactAATTCAAACCTGCTTGGCTGTGTGGCTAACTTCCACAGCCAGATCGCTTCCAGAATTCCCAATGCCAATTATAATGACTCTCTTTCCAGTGAAACTCTCTGGATTCTTATAATCTCGACTATGGAAGTACTGTCCTTTGAACTTCTCAATTCCTGcaagagaagggaaaattatTACTGGGTGATGGTTTATCTGATATCATTTGttaaatcattcatttttttttgcagtgtgtaGAGTTTATGCATATATTCTCTGTATGTTCTCCTTTTACTCAGGTGCACTGTTgcctttctgaatatttttgcctgttttcttttcccatcaCCTCAGAGTGGAACCTTGTGATTTCCTTTTCATAAGTAGTCTGCTTAACTCAGGATCTGTTAGCATTTTAGACCCGTGGGCTCAGAAATCCAAACTGCTTCAGAAAACCTccattctcttttgtcttttcaccctctttattttttttaattgaagtgtagttgacttataatattatatCAGTTTCTGATGTACAACATAGTAACTTGATATTTATATAGATTATGCAATATACAAAGTTATTATGATATTACAGTCTTTTGattatattccttgtgctgtatattacaaccctgtgacttttattttataactggtagcttctatctcttaatccccttcacctattttgcccatccCTCACCCCCtcttttcatcatctgtaaatacCTACTTCCATTCTAATTGGAGTATATATGTTCTTATATACACTAAACTATACATAGAGTGCTTTTTTCCTCTCAGAATGAAAATCCAGGCCAAACACTGTAATTAAACTCTTTCTTtaagctttattttcttccttagaaactcaaatttctgtttatttcctcGATTGCTAAAAAAGCCCTCATTcaggttaaagaagatgtggtaaatatatacaatagaatattactcagccataaaaaagaatgaaataatgtcatttgcagcaacatggatggacctagagattgtcatactgagtgaagtaagtcagagaaagacaaatatcatatgatattgcttatatgtggaatctaaaaatatggtacaaatgaacttatttaaaaaacagaaatagactcacagatgtagaaaacaaacttatggttaccaggggggaaaggtgtgggggagggattaACTggtagactgggattgacatatacacactactatatataaaataggtaactgataaatacctactgtatagcacagggaactcttctcagtactctgtaatgacctatatgagaagagaatctaaaaacgagtggatatatttatatgaataactgactcactttgctgtacagcagaaactaacacaacattataaatcaactatactccaatagaaattaaaaaagaaaaattccctcaTTCAATCTAATGCAGATCAACTTctatccttaaaaaactaaaattattgtaaaactaaatatagagccTTCTAATTTTCCTCTAGTCCCCCAAATTACTGGTATCTCTACATCCTAAATAGCGTTAATACAAGTTACCCCATCACCTTTCAGAAGAATATGCAGAATTAGGATAAGCTTTATTTCATCCCAAGATAGGCATCACTCAGACCACATTCCTCCCATTCTTTAGGGATCAGGTCACAGGCATAGTTCAAGTGTCTTCCTTCCTTGTAGGCTACTTACCAGGGAAGCTTTCCAAGGGTAAGTGAGCATTGGTGTGATGGCCAGTGCAAACCATAACTCCTTCGAAGACATTCACCTCCTTTTTCCCTTCAGATACCGTGACCACCTCCCATTGGCCTGAAGTGGAGAAATCAGGCTGTTTCTTCACACTGCACACGGTGGTCTGAAAAGTAAAGGGGTAGCCACAGGGCACTATAACCACAGCCCATATAGTGGACATCTTCCCTGACAGGACTCTCCTTGCAGAGGGTAAACAAAGGGCTGATACCGCCTAACAGGCCTCATGCAGGGGTATTTCATTTTCATACTCCACAAATCAGAACTTTTTTGTTTGGGGCTGTGGTCAGAGTGAGAAAACTTCCATGAGGCAAGCTAAATAAAACAGAGTTGGCAGACTAATGTTGCACTCTCCACTGCTTCTAGAAAAGTGCAAATTACTAGTTCTCTGGACCATACCCTAGGGCAATGTGATACTTGAATAAAGTTTGGGCTTCTCTTGTGCTTCTGAGACACTCCATGCACGAAATGCCTATTCCTCCCCATACCCCCAGACATCCTGAGACCCTCTGATGCCTTCTTACCGCAAGTCCTGTTCTCACTGTCTGGCCTTAAACTTGTGACTGAGCTAGAGGGCTCCCTTTCCTAATAGAGTAGAGAAACATCTCAGTGGctcatattttatgtaaatgaacCTCTCTGACTCCCATAAATGCCCATTTTACAAGTAACTATAAAGAAAGAAGGTGTGAGATGGGATAGTCAGTGGCACaatttttagctttaaaaaatagtaataaatatggGTTACTCTACCCAGCTTAAGGAAACATAAAGAATGTGTTCTATGTGCTTCTGGGTTTATGACCCTAATGTCTTGGTTGACTAATAGAGATACCCCTCTTGTATACCCGAGCCATCCTATACTATTTATTGTTCCTCTCGATCATGTTCTTACTTTTACACAGGCTGGTGCTTCTGCCTGGAtcatccttttattctttcttcatttggaGATACTCACCCTTCAACATTTAGCTTGGTATTATCTCCTCTAAGAAAACCTTCCTGGTGCCTGATGCCTCATGCCCTGATGGGTTAAGCAACCCTCCTCTGAGCTGCAATGTATAGATTTCTGTGGCATTTATCACTAactcttcatttttaataattatatttacaatgaaatttctcttcatttttctatctCTATAACTAGACTGTGAAatcactaattttttttgtttttgtgtcttcAGTGTTTAGTATGGTAAcaaacctcttcaataagtgtttaaAGAAGTGAAGAGAAGCACCAGTAGGCTGTAAATGATTGACTTTGGAAGTCGTCACTGgatattgccattttaattttgttgttaaaGAGAAAGAGTCATGATTTAGTAGAATGATCAGAAGGTAGAAGATTTGGGCTTTTTGCCAGCTGTCAGAGTATTGATTCTTTTATGGTCATGCTTTAGAATGATAGGAATATCACAGAAGACTTTACAGCAGGAAGGAACCAGTGAAGTGATCTAGTACAGGCatcttgttttacaaataaactTAAGATACATCAACGTTGAGGAACTTACTTGTCTGAAGTCACAAGTTGATTAGTGGTAGAGCAAAGACTAGAACTCAAGTTTTTGCTTCCCAATTCAATGTTCCTCCCTCTATGCCAGAGTTAACTTATTTGC
Proteins encoded in this region:
- the LOC132514455 gene encoding flavin-containing monooxygenase 5-like isoform X2, giving the protein MTKKRIAVIGGGVSGLTSIKCCLEEGLEPVCFEGTDDIGGLWRFQEEPEEGRASIYKSVVINTSKEMMCFSDYPIPDHYPNFMHNSQVLEYFRMYAKEFDLLKYIRFKTTVCSVKKQPDFSTSGQWEVVTVSEGKKEVNVFEGVMVCTGHHTNAHLPLESFPGIEKFKGQYFHSRDYKNPESFTGKRVIIIGIGNSGSDLAVEVSHTAKQVFLSTRRGAWIFNRVGDYGYPFDVLLTSRFQYFMRKICGQSLANIFLEKKMNQRFDHELFGLKPKHRVLSQQPTINDDLPNCIISGLVKVKSNVKEFTETAAIFEDGSREDDIDAVIFATGYSFAFPFVEDSVKVVKNKISLYKKVFPPNLEKPTLAIIGLIQPLGAIMPISELQGRWVTQVFKESFG
- the LOC132514455 gene encoding flavin-containing monooxygenase 5-like isoform X1 — protein: MTKKRIAVIGGGVSGLTSIKCCLEEGLEPVCFEGTDDIGGLWRFQEEPEEGRASIYKSVVINTSKEMMCFSDYPIPDHYPNFMHNSQVLEYFRMYAKEFDLLKYIRFKTTVCSVKKQPDFSTSGQWEVVTVSEGKKEVNVFEGVMVCTGHHTNAHLPLESFPGIEKFKGQYFHSRDYKNPESFTGKRVIIIGIGNSGSDLAVEVSHTAKQVFLSTRRGAWIFNRVGDYGYPFDVLLTSRFQYFMRKICGQSLANIFLEKKMNQRFDHELFGLKPKHRVLSQQPTINDDLPNCIISGLVKVKSNVKEFTETAAIFEDGSREDDIDAVIFATGYSFAFPFVEDSVKVVKNKISLYKKVFPPNLEKPTLAIIGLIQPLGAIMPISELQGRWVTQVFKGIKTLPSQNEMIKEIAKVREDMAKRYVDSQRHTIQGDYIDTMDELADLVGVRPNLLSLAFTDPKLALQLFWGPCTPIQYRLQGPGKWDGARKAILTTEDRIRKPLMTRVTESNNSTTSTITMARFMLAVAFFAIIMTYF